Proteins from one Marinobacter alexandrii genomic window:
- a CDS encoding ClbS/DfsB family four-helix bundle protein: MPRPTSKVELISLSNENHQKLINYIDQLSSDQQTAEFPKGTLNRNISDVLAHLHEWNTMTLGWYEVGMTGEKPDMPAQGYSWKDLPDLNKKIWEKYQSITISKAKEMFNDSFKKLQEVIEKHTDEELFEKKKYKWTGTTSLGSYLISATSSHNVWALKLIKKATKS; the protein is encoded by the coding sequence ATGCCTAGACCAACCTCAAAAGTAGAACTCATTTCTTTAAGCAACGAGAATCATCAAAAACTAATCAATTATATAGATCAGTTATCATCCGATCAACAAACTGCCGAATTTCCCAAAGGAACATTGAACAGAAATATCAGCGATGTGCTAGCTCATCTTCACGAATGGAATACGATGACATTGGGATGGTACGAGGTGGGCATGACAGGAGAAAAACCAGATATGCCTGCTCAGGGATATTCCTGGAAGGATCTCCCTGATCTGAATAAAAAGATTTGGGAGAAGTACCAAAGTATTACTATTTCAAAGGCTAAAGAGATGTTTAATGACTCCTTCAAGAAACTTCAAGAGGTCATCGAGAAACATACCGACGAAGAGCTATTCGAAAAGAAAAAATACAAATGGACTGGGACGACATCCCTTGGCTCGTACCTCATATCAGCAACATCCAGCCACAACGTTTGGGCGTTGAAACTGATAAAGAAGGCTACAAAATCTTAA